Below is a genomic region from Desulfobacter sp..
ACCCTGGTATCCTTGTCCTATTGACCAGTTAAAAATACAAAAATTTAGAAAACTGGGAATACCTCTGCAATAGAGAATAAAAGGTTAGGCGTCGTCATTAGCACGATGTGCACATGGGTTAAGTGATTGGTTATAGATCAATTGGCTATTTTTCTTTAGAAACATTAACTTGTTAATCAGCGTGCAATGATGACCCCTTTATAAGGAAATTAGCGTCGAAAATTGCCCCCCCCTGATATACATCTTCCATAAAATTTTTCATGGAGGACAGGAGATGTTAATAGCGGAAACGATAACGTAAATTCGGCGGTATTATTTTGTAGAGAAGCGGAGCATCAAAAAGATAAGCAGAGACCTGAACATATCCAGAAACACAGCCCGCAAAGTTATCCGAAGCGGCAAAACCAAACATGAGTATACAAGGGAAAATCAACCTATTCCCGGTTGGGTCCCTATCTTAAAAGTTTGGATGAAGAATTAGAACGAGACTGGCAAAGGCCGAAAAAGAGAAGAATTACAGCGATGCGGCTGTATGAATTTTTAAGGGACCATGACTATGAGAGCAGTTATGACAGTGTCCAAAGATATGTTCGTCGGTGGCGCCAGGAAAAAAACAGGCAAGCCCCCCTCGGAAGACGAACAAAAACAAATTGCAGCATTACGGTTCATTGTTATCACTGCAAAATCCAATGTCATTTCAGAACAAGATAAGATCAGAGAATTGAAGACAGGTAAATACAATAGAAGTGAAACCCCCTTTGATACCATGGCCCGCATCCAGTTTAGGCAGAATATTGAAAAAATATCAGACGAATTGAAACCCTTGAAACACAAGAAGAGCTGGCAGAAAAATACATTGAATTTTTGCCCAAAGCAGACCGGGATCAGGCAAAAAGAACCCTTCAAAAGATCAGGAATGAATCTCCTGATGACATTAATAAATTTTTAAAACTCAATGCCGCATTGAAAAACAAGTGGCATGGACGAGTGGAGGCAAAAATCGCTAAAATGGATGAAGATCTGGCCTGGAAAGATGCACAGGTCAGTGCGCTGGAGAATATTAAAATGGGAGCTGATGTGGGTATGCTTGCCTGCATCCCCAGGCTGTCGCTTTGACCTATCAGTTTGCCACGGGCTGGGCTGAAAAAGATCTTCTCAACGGGGTCAAGCAATCGGTATCCATGTATTCAGATGCGGTTGATATTGCCAGGACGGATGGTATGGTGCAGCAAAAGCAGGGGGATTTTCTCTGGTCATGAATAAAGGTCTTCCCTTTCTTGTGGGTAAAATGGGCAAAGGAACTGATGGCCTGCCCGGCTCAAAAATCGGAAAGGCGTCTGACTCGGTTTCCAACGCTGCCAAAAAAGCCGATGTTGTAAAACCCAATATCGTGGTTGGAAAACCGAAAACTAAAGTTGCCCTGCCAAAAGTAGATGATGTTAAATTGTATAAAGCAGAACTTGACACTGCTGAAAAACAGGTTAAAGGATTTGTATCAGATTATCATAATTGGAAAAAAGGAATAAACAAGGGGCTTGCTGAAGAGGAGATCAAGCAGCTTCATAAAAAAGTAATTGCGTCAACCTCAGCCATTAATGCAAATCCAACGGCCAAGGGATATTTAAAATATAAGGCCCCGCCGGCAACCGGGCGGTTCTTTGACAAATCATTGGATCAGGTCCACGCCAATGCGAGGCAACAATACTATAAGACCATGAAATATGCCGGATACAGTGATCATGAAATATTTGCAATCCGGAATGCGGCAAGTTCTGGTTCCACAGGAATGGATTTTGACCAGGCTTTAAAAGAGCAGCCAGATTATCTTCCGTTTAAAAATAAAGATGGGTCGATATCCAAAAAACGCAATATCTGACATGACACAATCTCTTTTTATGTAAATAAAAACCCATCGTTTTTCATGGTGCCCTATTTTATCCATTTGGGTTAAACAAACACGATTGATATTATCTCTTGGACGTTTTAAATTGCCCCAGGCGCCTATTATACCATATGGGTTGTCCTTTTTTGACCCTCACGAGAAAAATATAGATCACGAATTTGAAAACCGTTCAATTGTTTATATAATTCATACTTTGACAAAATATAGATAATTTTCTATTAATAAAAATCTGAAAATCTTTTAGGATACATGAATGCAAGAAAATTTTTTGGACATTTTCACGAATATTTTCAGCTCAATCCGCGAGCCGCTCTTGATCCTTGATTCTGATTTGAAAGTTGTCAAGGCCAACCATTCTTTTTATATGACCTTTTGTGTTAAACCAGAAGAGACTGAAGGGGTATTGATCTATGATCTGGGAAACCGGCAGTGGAATATTCCCAAACTTAGAGAATTACTTGAAGAAATCCTCCCGGGTAATACCCTGTTCAATGATTTTGAAGTGGAACATTCCTTTGATGTCATTGGAACTAAGATTATGCATTTGAATGCCAGACGAATTTATAAGGATACGAAAAAGACAGAGTTGATTTTACTGGCCATTGAGGATGTGACGGAAAATGAATATCATAAGCGGCATCTTGAAAAGATGGTGAAAGAGAGGACCGCCCAACTTGTCCTGGAAAAACAAAAGACTGAGCAAAAAAAACGAATTGCTGAAAAATCTCTTGAGGAGATAGAAGTACTGAAAAAGCAACTTGAAGAAGAGCGGCCATACCTGAAAGATGAAATAAAGCTGGAACATAATCATGAGAACATTATCGGTCAAAGTGACGGGCTAAAATATGTGCTTTACAAGGTTGAACAGATTGCAGACAGTAATACTACGGTTGTGGTGCTTGGGGAGACAGGAACCGGAAAGGAGCTTATGGCCCGTGCGATTCACAGCTTCAGCAGCCGGAAAAAACGTGCGCTGATTAAAGTCAATTGTGCGGCATTGCCCTCAAATCTTATAGAAAGTGAACTGTTCGGCCATGAGAAGGGAGCGTTTACCGGTGCCGAACGCAAGCATCGAGGCCGTTTTGAAATCGCCGACGGCGCAACCCTGTTTTTGGATGAAATCGGAGAATTGCCCCTGGAATTGCAGCCAAAGCTGCTCAGGGTTATTCAAGATGGGGAATTTGAACGATTGGGAAATTCGCGCACCACTAAGGTAGATGTACGGATTATTGCTGCTACAAACCGGAATCTTGAACAAGAAGTCGAAAAAGGACGCTTCCGAAAAGATCTCTGGTACCGACTCAATGTCTTCCCTATTACCATGCCGCCGCTGCGTGAAAGAAGAGAAGATATACCACCTCTTGTTGATTTTTATATTAAAAAAATTTCCCGGCGTTTGGGTAAGCAGATCAAGATGATTCCCAAAACTGCAATGACAGCTATTTTGAATTATCACTGGCCGGGAAATATTCGGGAGTTGGAGAATGTCCTTGAACGGGCAGTGATCAATTCATCCAGTTCAAAACTCCATCTGGCTGATGACCTTGAAAAATCCTACCGGCATCTGAGCAAAGATTTAAAAACCCTGGAAGCGGTTGAACGCGACTATATTATTGGTGTGCTAGAGCAGACCTGCTGGAAAGTCAGCGGAAAAAACAGCGCGGCACAGATTCTTGGCCTCAATCGCAGCACATTGCGCGCCCGTATGCGCAAACTTGACATTGTCATCCCGGAACGCCTTTCGCGTCATTAGAACGCTTTTTTATTGGGTTGCGTTTTTTAAACGGTATCATATGACCCATTGAACAAATAAGACCCTTTCTTAAATCCTCCTGTTCACCTCGTTCGATCCTGTTTCATCCATAAAAATCAATACGATAGAACAAGCTTTCTCCTTACCATACTACTGGCACATTGATTGCTCTATGTCCTTGATATCAGGAAAAAAACAACAAAGCTCTATGATAATACCCTCAACCACTGGGACATATTTTCATTTCTAAATGAAGGAGGACGCTATGGGTGACAAGGGAAAACGAGACAAAGGCAAGCTTGAAAAACAAAAACAGGCAAAGACCGCAACTAAAGAAAAGCACTGGCTAAAAAAGGCAGATAAAAGATCTTCACAGTGAATCCGGTCTGTGGGTCAAGAAAGGATAGCCGTTTTAATTGATGGTAATTGCAGAATAAAATTTTAAAAGGTGGGTCAAATGATTGTTGTCAGAACAACCATGAATGTGCTTCCGGAAAAGCATCTTGAAGTATTACAAACCCTTTTGTCGCTGATAGCGCCTGTGGGGGCGGAACCCGGCTGTAAAAGCTATTGTGCCTTTTGTGACATCGATGACAAGAACCGTTTCACACTGCTTGAAGAATGGGAGACCCGAAAGGATCTGGATCGTCACTTTAATTCCCGTCGATTCGGGGTGCTTTTGGGAACAAAAACACTTTTATGCGCGCCGCCTGAAATGCAAATTCATACGATATCCCATACCGGAGGGATGGAGATGATCCATTCGGTCAGGCAGTCCAATAATTAAATGAAAAATTAGAGGCGCAACGGAGATAAAAAATGAATATCCTGCTGATTTACCCAAAATTCCCGGACACCTTCTGGTCGTTTAATTATGCCGTAAGTTTTATCGGAAAAAAAGCGGCTTTCCCGCCCTTAGGGCTTATCACTGTGGCCGCCCTGCTGCCGGAACAATGGCCCAAGCGACTGGTGGATGAGAATGTGGAGCGCTTGACAGACGAGGCCATCTTGTGGGCGGATATGGTTTTTATGGGGGGGATGACGGTTCAGCGAAAAGCCGTTGAAAGGATTACGGCCCATTGCCGTGCATTGGAAACGACCATTGTGGCCGGCGGTCCCCTTTTCACATCTGAGCCGGATGCCTTTTCCGCCATGGATCACCTGGTGCTGGATGAAGCGGAACTCACACTGCCCTGTTTCCTGTCGGATCTTGCAAAAGGTCACCCCAAAAGAATTTACCGGGCCTCCAAATTTTGCGCACCTGCCCAAACCCCCATTCCATTGTGGCCTCTTTTGAATATAAAACGGTACGCCTCGTTGAGCATCCAGTTTTCCAGGGGATGCCCGTTCAACTGTGATTTTTGCAATGTCACCGCCCTGTTCGGGCACAGACCCAGGTTGAAAACACCGGTTCAGATCATTGCGGAACTGGACTGCATTTATGCCATGGGCTGGCGGAACAGTATTTTTTTTGTGGATGATAATTTTATCGGCAACAAGGGCTTTTTGAAAAAAAAGCTGCTTCCGGCCTTAATTCAATGGAGACGCGGCAAAAAAGGATGTGTATTCTTCACTGAATCGTCCATCAATCTTGCCGACGATCCTAAGCTTCTTGATCTGATGGTACAGGCCGGGTTTGATTCGGTGTTTATCGGCATTGAATCCCCTGATGAAACCGCATTAAGCGAATGCCATAAAATCCAGAATAAAAACAGAGATCTTCTCGAAAGCGTGGCTGTGATACACCGTTCAGGTCTGCAGGTCATGGGTGGTTTTATTGTGGGCTTTGATAGTGACAGGTCTTCCATTTTTCAACAGCAGATCGATTTCATCCAGAAAAGCGGCATTATCATGGCCATTGTGGGAACGCTTCAGGCCCCTCCAGGAACCCGGCTTTTTGACAGGCTTGAACGCCAGAGCCGGGTGGTGAAGCCGTTCACCGGTGATAATGTGAACGGCACAACCAATATCCTTCCGCAGATGGGAATGGATGCGCTTGTTAAGGGGTATCAGCTCATCATGAAGCAGATTTATTCACCTCCAAACTATTACCAGAGGGTCAGGACGCTTTTGCGGGAGCTCAAAACGCCAAAGGTTCTCCAGCCCCTTGACGTCCAGCGGTTCCTGTCTTTTTTCAGGGCGGGTATCAGGCTCGGGATCATCGGAAAAGAGCGGTTTCGGTACTGGCAACTGATTCTATGGACTCTTTTTCGCAGGCCCCGGCTGATATCTGTGGCAGTCACGCTGTCCATATACGGGTATCATTACAGGCGGATCTGTGAACGGTATATCTATTAACCCCCTCATCGCCGTCTGTACGGACGGCACCTATAAAGGAGTCGTGAAATTATGGCCTCAGATCGGATGGATGAATTAACTGCGAATGTGATAAAACTGGGAGACCGCATCCGGCGTTCACCTGCGGGGTTGAAAATGGGGATGGGAGTGAAAATTCTTTTGGCATTAACCGCTTTTGCATATATTTGCTATGCGTTTTTGTTTGTATATGTAGAGCCTTACGAATACGGCATCAAAGTGGTCAGGATCGGGCTTACCCGTGGGGTTCAAAAACAAATTTATCATGCAGGCCTTACCTTTGTAATGCCATTTGGGCTACAGCAGATCTACCGCCTACCCAAAGGCATACAGGTACTGGAATTGACTAATTTTCCAAAAACAGCTGCTGATGGGGCCAGAAAAGACCGGGCGGCACACATTCAGACATCGGATGGTTTTTTTGTAGACGTGGATGTGTCCATGCTTTACCACATTAAAGACCCCTATCTTGTGTTTACCACCATTGGTCCGAGAAAGCTTTATGAGGACAACGGTATTATTCCCAAAGCCGAGCCTGCCTTAAAGGATACCTTGGGAAAGCTGACCACCGAAGAATTTTACAACAGTCCCATGCGGGTAAAAAAAGCCGAAGCGGCCAAAGACCAACTCAACAGGGAACTCAATACCAAGGGGATTGAGGTTGACCAGGTGCTGGTCCGGTATTTTAAATACAGCCCGGAAATCCAAAAAAATATTGAAGCAAAAAAACTCCAGGACCAGATGGTCTTTACCAACCGGGCTGCCGCCCGGGCGGCAAAGGAAGAAGCACAGCTCAAAAAAATCGTCCAGGAAGGCATGGTCATCGCTGCAGTGGAAATGGAAACCGGAAAGGCTTATGTCACCCGGAAGATTGCAGAAAAAGATTTATACGTCCGTAGGATAAAGGCCAATGCATATCTTCTGGTAAAACTCAGTGATGTCCGGTTAGGTTTTTGCTTGCTCAATAATTTTTTGATCTTTGACAATATTGTCCCTGTTTGAACTATGAGAGCCCTGCTCCTCGCAGCCAAACAGGTCATTTAGAATGGCGGTTCGCAGCTGCCGAACTCTTTTGATCGTGACCTTTTCATTAAACTGTTTTTGGCAATGGATTGCCAGTAACAGGTAAGTGATAAGGCCGCCAAGAATCTGAACCATAAGGCCGTATTCACTGCGGGCAATGAGATGATATACCTTCAGATGTTCTTTCCACCATTTGAAAAAATCCTCAATGGTCCACCGGAGTTTATAAATTGTTGCTATTTGTTCCGCTGTTAAATCATGCCTGTCAGTTGCCACATAGTATTTGACGCCAGCAATTTTATAGCCAACAACCCGAACAGGCCTTTTCGTCTGGTTTTGATTCGGAGTACCAAGTTTAACCAGTGCATCATAAAAAATGTAGCTGTCGGAAGAGGTCTCGTGGTTATCAATAATTGTTCTTGTTGTCCTGGTTTTTATACGGCAGACAAAATGTTTGCCTTGCTCCTGAAGCAGGTCAAATTCTTTATGGGATTGATATCCACGATCCATAACACCTGTTTGCCCCTTGGAAAGTATTTTGGGAACAAAAGTGCGTTCAGCGCCGTTGCCTTCAGTCAAAAAGATTTTGTTTGGGATTCCGTGATTAATGTCAAATCCGCAATGTACTTTGGCTTTTTTACTTCCTTTTCTGTAGTTCGCCCAGTGCATTGAAAGGACTGCATTTATGAGACTACCGTCAATGGAAACCAACTCTCCTAACTCGGCGTGTTCACCCGGATGACACTCAAGAGCCTGTTTATAAAGATCCTCAAAGATAAATTGCAGTTGTTCGAGTCCCCTGTGATTGATGGCTTCACAGAAACTACTACGGCTGATACCACCGTCTGGCGCAATATTTTCTTTAGCAAAAACATTCTCCTTGAGATCCTGAATTAAATGTCGGGCAGACTTGTGCTCCTGAAGATGGAAATAAACCAAAGCATTTATCTGGTCTTCGAATGTCATTTTTAAAGGGCGGTCTCCTCGAGATTGTAATTCCGGTGCTTTTGAAAGTGACTTTATCAGAGGGCACCTGAAATTGTCAAAGTTCAGGGACCGTAGTTGTTTTTTAGGGACTGAGATGTGCGTCATTTGAGCTCCTTGAGTTAAATTTTCAAGGCGCACAAAAATTTTTACGCACATTTGTCAACACAAAACAGACTGTTTTTTCAATGATTTTAGATGCTTTTTATATGCAACAACCTAACCGGACACTACTGGGTAAAACTGGCAGAAGCCGAACGGGTACGCCTTAAAAATGATGCCCTGAAAGGAATCGGTTCCGATCGCATGGTGGGATTGAAAATGGCCCAAGTTTATAAGGGGCTTGATCTGATTATCCTGCCCAGTGACGGGGCCCACGGGGTTAACCCCTTGGATTTGGACAATACACTTCAATTATTTGACGTTCGCCACGGAGGTAAAAAATGAAGAATTTATTAATTCTGTTCACTTTGCTGAGCTTTTTATCTGCATTAACCGGATGTGTGCCCCATACCACAGGAGAAACCGAGGTTGGAGTGAGGACTATAAAAGTTGCTTTGTTTGCTTCAAAGGGGGTGGAGGACCGGGTCTATGCCCAAGGCGCCACCTATTTTTTCCTGCCCTTTATCAATGACTGGCATGTCTTTGACACCAAGCTGCAGAATCTTGAAATGACCTTTTCCAAAACCCGGGGAGATCGCAGAAGTCAGGATGATCTGCTGTTTAAGACCATCGACGGTAATGATATCAGCCTTGATGTCATCATTGCCTACCGTATTGATGCCGCAAAAGCCCCTTATATTTTGCAGTATGTGGCCAGGGACGATGCCACGCTGAGGGATACCATTGTCAGGACCGTTGCCCGAAGCAAACCAAGGGATATTTTCGGCGAGCTTAAAACTGAGGCCTTTTATGTTGCAGAAGCCAGGGAAACCCAGTCTAACAAGGCCAAGGAAGCATTGGATGCCATTCTTGGCCCCATGGGAATTGTTGTGGAAAAAGTGCTCACCAATGACTACCGGTTTAACGCGGAATACACAAAGGCAATTGAGGATAAAAAAGTGGCGGACCAGCAGGTGGAGAAAAACAAATCTGCCCAGCATGCCGCTCTTGAGGAATACAAGCGCAAACTGGAAGAAGCCCGGGGTGAAGTCAATAAAATGGTGGCGGATGCCGACGGCCAATACCTTAAGGACAAGATCGAGGCGGATGTTTACTTGGAGCAGCAGCAGCTTCTTGCACAAGCCATTGAAGCAGAAGGGATTGCCCAGGCCAAAGGTATCCGGGAGATGAACAATGCCCTGGCAGGTCCAGGCGGTGAGATTATCGTAAAATTGAAAACTGCCGAAGCGCTTGAAGGAAAACGGATTATCCTGCTGCCGGTGTCCGAGGGGGGGATGAACTTGAAAACCACGGACATCAATCGATTGATTGAAACATTGGGGGTAAAAGCGCTGTCGAATAATTCAATACCCAAATAAAGGGCAGTAAGCCAATACCTCACAATTGCTGTACCGGAGGAAACGGCCATGAAAGACAAGCATATCTGGGAAATTATTTATCTATGTATCCGCATAAATACAAAGGCCATTGACATTTATATGAAATTGTCCGAGGCTGAACCCGTCAAATCGCTTGCCGCCATCTGGATTCATATGGCAAAAGAGGCAAAAATTCAATCCGACGTATGGATCATCGCAAAAGAAAAAGCACAAGAATACCGTTTCCCCTCACTTTTTGAAAATCCCTTTGTCATAAAAAAAGACCTAGAGGCGTTATTGGGTAAAATTGATCTGCTCCAGGATCGCTGGTCCCAAGAACAGACAATGGAAAATGCACTGATTTTGGTATACCGGCTGGAGTACCATATGTTGAATCCGGCTTTTGAACTGCTTTTTCGGGCATTAAAACCTCTGTCCGATAATATCAACCCCTCTGATACCTATGACCGGCATATGAATCGATTTATAAACATGTTCATCCGATACGGTGACATAACACCCGAATTGGAATTGCTGGGTGAGACCTTGCAGAGCCTTTGGAAGAGAAACCAGGATTTGATTGAAATTTCAATGATTGACGGATTGACAAAGCAGCTGAATCGTCACGGGTTTTTTATCCTTGCCCTTGAGTTATCCTACCTGGCTCACAGGAAAAAAGAAAATATCGCTATATTAATGATTGATATTGATCATTTTAAAAAAATTAATGACCGGTATGGCCATCCCACAGGAGATAAAGTCCTAAGGGCAGTGGCGCAATCATTCAGCGCCCATGTCAGAAAATCAGATGTCATCTGCAGATATGGCGGTGAAGAATTTGTTATATTGTTCCCGGATATCCTTCCAAAAGCCTTGCCTCTTGTGGCTGAGAAAATACGGAAAGGCGTTGAAAAAACCCGTGTCGACGGCATCGGGGTGACCGTTAGTATCGGCGTTGAACAAGGCACCATCCGAAGTAATCCGGACAAGACATTGTTTTCTCTGATTTCAAAAGCAGATGAACGGTTATACAAGGCCAAGGCAGGCGGCAGGAACTGTGTTGTCATGACATCTTAAAAAATGACGGTGCCCATGTTTAATAAATCGGAAAAACACCCATGAAAAGCATTGTAGACAAATTATTAGATCTGTTTAACATGTCCGGTCGTTCTGAGAAAAAGGATGCCGCGGCACCCTCCCCGAAATTCAATGCCTGGCCGCTGATCATCGGGTTTCTTATTGTGAGCTATTTTGGACAACTGATGTTTGCCCCGAAGATGAAACCCATTCCATACAGTGAATTCAAGCATGCCATGGTCGACGGCAACTTAAGTGATATCTCCATTGGCCCTGAGGCGATATCAGGGTCCATTAAGGGAACTCCGAGCTATGAATTTGTGGCGGTCCGGGTCAATGATCCAAATCTTGTAAACCAATTGGACGAACTCAATATCAGCTATTCAGGCCGCAGGGAAAATAAATTTTTTATTATCCTTTTGTCCTGGGTTCTGCCAATGGTCTTCATTTATCTGGTCTGGCGGTTTGCCACTAAAAGCATGAAGACCGGTGCCGGCGGGGTGATGTCTTTTGGAAAGAGCAAGGCCAAGATTTTTGCAGAGAGCGACACTAAAGTTTCTTTTGATGATGTGGCCGGAATCGATGAGGCCGAAGAAGAATTGCAGGAAGTGGTAAGTTTCTTAAGCACCCCTGAAAAGTTTCAGAAATTGGGTGGCAGAATCCCCAAAGGAGTCCTTTTAGTGGGGCCTCCCGGAACCGGGAAAACCCTTCTGGCCAGAGCTGTCGCAGGGGAGGCGAAGGTGCCTTTTTTCAGCATCAGCGGGTCAGAGTTCGTTGAGATGTTTGTGGGTGTGGGCGCATCCCGTGTTCGCGATCTTTTTTCACAAGCCGCAGCCCAGGCACCTTGTATCATATTTATTGATGAACTGGATGCCCTGGGCAAAGCCCGTGGAATGAATGTCATGGGCGGACATGATGAACGGGAGCAGACACTGAACCAGCTGCTGGTTGAGATGGACGGGTTTGATACCAACAAAGGGGTTATCATTATGGCGGCCACCAACCGACCCGAAATCCTGGACCCTGCGCTGCTACGCCCGGGCCGGCTGGATCGGCAAGTACTGGTGGACCGGCCGGATATCAACGGACGGGAGGCCATTTTGAAAATTCACTCCCAAAATGTCCTTTTAAGTCCTGAAATTGATTTGGGGAAAATTGCCGGCCGGACCCCGGGATTTGTGGGTGCGGATCTTGCCAATATCATCAATGAAGCAGCACTGCTGGCTGCCCGAAATGACAAGGAGGTGGTTGAAGCGGCGGACTTTGATGAGGCCATTGACAGAGTTGTGAGGGGGCTCCAGAAAAAGAACCGGGTAATGAATGTTAAAGAAAAGGAAATTGTGGCTTTTCACGAGTCAGGACATGCCATCGTGGCTGAATCTGTCGAGTTTGCGGATCCCGTGCATAAGATCTCTGTTATTCCCCGGGGTATCGCCGCCCTTGGATACACCCAGCAACAGCCTACCGAAGACCGGTATCTTATGACGCGCTCAGAATTGACAGACCGCCTGGCCGTTCTGCTGGGTGGCCGGGTGGCGGAGGAGCTGGTGTTCAATGAAATTTCAACCGGTGCCCAGAACGATCTTCAACGGGCAACTGACATTGTTCGGTCCATGATAACCGAATACGGAATGAGTGACCGATTGGGTCTGGTAAATTATGATCGCCCCCGCCAATCCATGTTCATGCCTGAAGGCTATCCGTCGGCCAAAAATTACAGCGAAGCCAAAGCAGCCCAGATTGATGAGGAAATTTCACGGATGATAAAACAGGCCCATGAGCGTGTGCAAAAAATTCTGTCCGAGAAAAGAAGTACTCTTGATGAATTGGCAGCACTTCTCTCGGTTCAGGAAACCTTCCTGGGGGAGGATCTCAGGAAAATGATGTCTTAAAACGCAATCTAAATGAGGAGGTATTATGTTTGAAAAAAAATCAAGTAATCTGGATTTAGCTATCCAGAAGGCCGTGGCCCAGGCAAGGGACACCAATTATTTTCAGACCGGTGTTACCGGTCGAGGGGTTTATCCGTTTATTAACTTGTTTGAGACAGACGGAGACCTGGTGCTGGCAGCAGAATTGCCTGGAATAAAAAAAGAGGAATTGACAC
It encodes:
- a CDS encoding prohibitin family protein, coding for MKNLLILFTLLSFLSALTGCVPHTTGETEVGVRTIKVALFASKGVEDRVYAQGATYFFLPFINDWHVFDTKLQNLEMTFSKTRGDRRSQDDLLFKTIDGNDISLDVIIAYRIDAAKAPYILQYVARDDATLRDTIVRTVARSKPRDIFGELKTEAFYVAEARETQSNKAKEALDAILGPMGIVVEKVLTNDYRFNAEYTKAIEDKKVADQQVEKNKSAQHAALEEYKRKLEEARGEVNKMVADADGQYLKDKIEADVYLEQQQLLAQAIEAEGIAQAKGIREMNNALAGPGGEIIVKLKTAEALEGKRIILLPVSEGGMNLKTTDINRLIETLGVKALSNNSIPK
- a CDS encoding sigma 54-interacting transcriptional regulator, which encodes MQENFLDIFTNIFSSIREPLLILDSDLKVVKANHSFYMTFCVKPEETEGVLIYDLGNRQWNIPKLRELLEEILPGNTLFNDFEVEHSFDVIGTKIMHLNARRIYKDTKKTELILLAIEDVTENEYHKRHLEKMVKERTAQLVLEKQKTEQKKRIAEKSLEEIEVLKKQLEEERPYLKDEIKLEHNHENIIGQSDGLKYVLYKVEQIADSNTTVVVLGETGTGKELMARAIHSFSSRKKRALIKVNCAALPSNLIESELFGHEKGAFTGAERKHRGRFEIADGATLFLDEIGELPLELQPKLLRVIQDGEFERLGNSRTTKVDVRIIAATNRNLEQEVEKGRFRKDLWYRLNVFPITMPPLRERREDIPPLVDFYIKKISRRLGKQIKMIPKTAMTAILNYHWPGNIRELENVLERAVINSSSSKLHLADDLEKSYRHLSKDLKTLEAVERDYIIGVLEQTCWKVSGKNSAAQILGLNRSTLRARMRKLDIVIPERLSRH
- a CDS encoding B12-binding domain-containing radical SAM protein; this translates as MNILLIYPKFPDTFWSFNYAVSFIGKKAAFPPLGLITVAALLPEQWPKRLVDENVERLTDEAILWADMVFMGGMTVQRKAVERITAHCRALETTIVAGGPLFTSEPDAFSAMDHLVLDEAELTLPCFLSDLAKGHPKRIYRASKFCAPAQTPIPLWPLLNIKRYASLSIQFSRGCPFNCDFCNVTALFGHRPRLKTPVQIIAELDCIYAMGWRNSIFFVDDNFIGNKGFLKKKLLPALIQWRRGKKGCVFFTESSINLADDPKLLDLMVQAGFDSVFIGIESPDETALSECHKIQNKNRDLLESVAVIHRSGLQVMGGFIVGFDSDRSSIFQQQIDFIQKSGIIMAIVGTLQAPPGTRLFDRLERQSRVVKPFTGDNVNGTTNILPQMGMDALVKGYQLIMKQIYSPPNYYQRVRTLLRELKTPKVLQPLDVQRFLSFFRAGIRLGIIGKERFRYWQLILWTLFRRPRLISVAVTLSIYGYHYRRICERYIY
- a CDS encoding GGDEF domain-containing protein gives rise to the protein MKDKHIWEIIYLCIRINTKAIDIYMKLSEAEPVKSLAAIWIHMAKEAKIQSDVWIIAKEKAQEYRFPSLFENPFVIKKDLEALLGKIDLLQDRWSQEQTMENALILVYRLEYHMLNPAFELLFRALKPLSDNINPSDTYDRHMNRFINMFIRYGDITPELELLGETLQSLWKRNQDLIEISMIDGLTKQLNRHGFFILALELSYLAHRKKENIAILMIDIDHFKKINDRYGHPTGDKVLRAVAQSFSAHVRKSDVICRYGGEEFVILFPDILPKALPLVAEKIRKGVEKTRVDGIGVTVSIGVEQGTIRSNPDKTLFSLISKADERLYKAKAGGRNCVVMTS
- a CDS encoding IS4 family transposase, encoding MTHISVPKKQLRSLNFDNFRCPLIKSLSKAPELQSRGDRPLKMTFEDQINALVYFHLQEHKSARHLIQDLKENVFAKENIAPDGGISRSSFCEAINHRGLEQLQFIFEDLYKQALECHPGEHAELGELVSIDGSLINAVLSMHWANYRKGSKKAKVHCGFDINHGIPNKIFLTEGNGAERTFVPKILSKGQTGVMDRGYQSHKEFDLLQEQGKHFVCRIKTRTTRTIIDNHETSSDSYIFYDALVKLGTPNQNQTKRPVRVVGYKIAGVKYYVATDRHDLTAEQIATIYKLRWTIEDFFKWWKEHLKVYHLIARSEYGLMVQILGGLITYLLLAIHCQKQFNEKVTIKRVRQLRTAILNDLFGCEEQGSHSSNRDNIVKDQKIIEQAKT
- a CDS encoding ATP-dependent metallopeptidase FtsH/Yme1/Tma family protein → MKSIVDKLLDLFNMSGRSEKKDAAAPSPKFNAWPLIIGFLIVSYFGQLMFAPKMKPIPYSEFKHAMVDGNLSDISIGPEAISGSIKGTPSYEFVAVRVNDPNLVNQLDELNISYSGRRENKFFIILLSWVLPMVFIYLVWRFATKSMKTGAGGVMSFGKSKAKIFAESDTKVSFDDVAGIDEAEEELQEVVSFLSTPEKFQKLGGRIPKGVLLVGPPGTGKTLLARAVAGEAKVPFFSISGSEFVEMFVGVGASRVRDLFSQAAAQAPCIIFIDELDALGKARGMNVMGGHDEREQTLNQLLVEMDGFDTNKGVIIMAATNRPEILDPALLRPGRLDRQVLVDRPDINGREAILKIHSQNVLLSPEIDLGKIAGRTPGFVGADLANIINEAALLAARNDKEVVEAADFDEAIDRVVRGLQKKNRVMNVKEKEIVAFHESGHAIVAESVEFADPVHKISVIPRGIAALGYTQQQPTEDRYLMTRSELTDRLAVLLGGRVAEELVFNEISTGAQNDLQRATDIVRSMITEYGMSDRLGLVNYDRPRQSMFMPEGYPSAKNYSEAKAAQIDEEISRMIKQAHERVQKILSEKRSTLDELAALLSVQETFLGEDLRKMMS
- a CDS encoding antibiotic biosynthesis monooxygenase, with product MIVVRTTMNVLPEKHLEVLQTLLSLIAPVGAEPGCKSYCAFCDIDDKNRFTLLEEWETRKDLDRHFNSRRFGVLLGTKTLLCAPPEMQIHTISHTGGMEMIHSVRQSNN